GAACGATGAAGGCTTCCTCAGCAACCCGTCCGAGTGGACGAAAGAGATCGCGGCCGAGATCGCGAAGGAGGAGGGCGTCGGCGAGTTGACGCCGGCGCACTGGAAAGTGATCGACTTCTGCCGCACCGACGGCATCGCGTCGGGCAAGGCGCCGACGCTGCGCCGCATCACGACGATGGCCGGCGTCACGACTAAAGATATGTTCGCGCTGTTCCCGAAGGGCCCGGCCAAGAAAGTGGCGCGCATCTCTGGTCTCGGCAAACCCGAGGGCTGCGTCTAGCACCGGCATACCAGTCGAATCGAACATTCACGGCGCGCGACGCGCCGCCTACAGGAGAGCACTATGGCTAATAACGGCGATACCCGCAAAGTGGCGTTTATCTGCTCGAAGGGCAGCCTGGACATGGCGTACCCGGCGCTGATCATGGGCTGGGCGGCGCTCGGCAACGGCATCGACGTGACGATCTTCTTCACGTTCTGGGGACTCGACATGATCACCAAGAGTCGCATGAATAACCTTGAGCTCTCGCCGATCGGCAACACAAACATGAAGATGAGCGGCATCGGCATCCCGAACATCGTTTCAGTCCTGCCCGGCATGACGGCGGTGGCGACCGCCATGATGAAGAGCAAGATGACCGCCCTCGAGGTCCCGCCGGTCGGTGAATACCTTCAGATGATGGCGGACGCCGGCGCGAAGATGTATGGCTGCAAGATGACCGTCGACATGAACGGGCTGAAGAAGGAAGACTTTCCAGACTATGTGCTGGATGTGGTGACCGCCGCTGACTTCATGGACATGACGGCTGGCGCACAGATCATCTTCATCTAGCGCGGATTCACGAATAACCTGATACAGCTAGCGGCTGGCAGGGCGAAGCCGAGATTTCTCAGCTGCTGCGCAGCTTCGAAATGACAACACCGCACGCACTGTCATTTCGAAGGCACGCAGTGCCTGAGAAATCTTGCCAGCCGCACAGATCGCGCATCGGTATACTCCAGCAAACGCTCTAGCGCGAATTTTGCCCCCAGGCGGGTGTGATCAAACCCTCCACAGGCTCTCAAAGCCCGGAGGGTTTTCTGTTTTGGACGGTCAATTGTCATCGCAGGCAAAGGGCATTTGCACCTACCCTGCGCGTCCGTTATGCTTTAAGCTGTCAGGGTACGGGCTTGCGCCAGGCGGGTAACCGTGCGTGCAGCCAACCTGGGCGCTGTCTACAGACAGCGTAAGAGGACGGTGGCATGAACAAGAAATCAGCAACGATGAAAGATGCCTTGAGCCGTGAGCCGGTTACACCGGTGGAAAAAGCGTTCGTGGCCGACCGCGCCGGCGACGTGCTGATGTGGGAGCGCCAGCGGTTGGAGGTGCTCTTCGCGCCGAAATCGGTGGCCGTCATTGGGGCGACGGACAAGGCGGGTTCGGTTGGCCGCACGATTATCTACAACTTGATTACCAATCCGTTCGGCGGCACGGTTTATCCCGTCAATCCCAATCATAACGCCGTCCTCGGTGTGAAAGCGTACAAGAGCATCGCCGCCGTGCCCGATCCGGTTGACCTGGCTGTCATCGTCACGCCGGCCACGACCGTGCCGCAGGTCATGGCCGAATGCGTCGATTCGGGCGTCAAGGGCGCGATCATCATCTCCGCCGGCTTCAAGGAGGTGGGGGCGCAGGGCGCCGTGCTGGAGGCGCAGGTGCTGGAGCAGGCGCGGCGCGGCAAGATGCGGGTTATCGGGCCGAACTGTCTCGGCGTGATGCGTCCGTATACCGGCCTCAACGCGACGTTCGCGGCCGGCATGGCGCGGCCCGGCAACGTGGCCTTCATCAGCCAGAGCGGCGCGCTCTGCACCGCTGTGCTGGACTGGTCGTTTCGTGAGAACGTCGGGTTCAGCGCCTTCATTTCAATCGGCTCGATGCTCGACGTCGGCTGGGGCGATCTGATCGACTACCTCGGCGACGACCCGCGCACGCAGAGCATCGTCATTTACATGGAGTCGATCGGCGACGCGCGCGCCTTCATCTCGGCGGCGCGCGAGGTCGCGCTAAACAAGCCAATCATCGTCATCAAGGCCGGGCGCACGGAGGCGGCCGCCCGCGCGGCGGCCTCGCACACCGGCGCGCTGGCCGGCGCTGACGAGGTGCTCGACGCTGCTTTCCGTCGCTGCGGTGTGTTGCGTGTCAACAGCATCAGCGATCTGTTCTACCTGTCCGAAGTGCTGGCCAAGCAGCCGCGCCCGCGCGGCCCGCGCCTGGCGATCCTGACCAATGCCGGCGGCCCCGGCGTGCTCGCGACCGATGCGTTAATCGCCAGCGATGCGCAACTGGCGACCCTGTCGAACGAGACGCTGGCGGCACTCGACGGCATCCTGCCGGCCGCCTGGAGCCGCAACAACCCGGTCGACATCCTGGGCGATGCCGATCCGGCCCGCTACGCCAAGGCGGCCGAAATCGTCGCCAAGGACCTGAACAGCGACGGCCTGCTGGTCGTGCTGACGCCGCAGGCGATGACCCGCCCGACCGAGATCGCCGAGCAGATCAAAGGCTACGCGCACATCCCGGGCAAGCCGATCCTGGCCTCATGGATGGGCGGCGACGACGTCGAAGAAGGCGAGACGATCCTGAACCGCGCCAACATCCCGACGTTCGGATACCCCGATACGGCGGCGCGCATGTTCTCATACATGTGGTCGTATTCGGCCAACCTGCGCACCATGTACGAGACGCCGACGTTTGACGAGACGAGCTTCGCCATCAACCGCGCTGATGCGCATGCGATCATTGAGGGGGTGCGCAAGGCGCAGCGCACGCTGTTGAGCGAATACGAGTCGAAGCAGCTTCTGGTAGCCTACGGCATCCCGACCGTGGTGACGCGGTTAGCCAAAACAGTGGCCGAAGCGGTGACGCAGGCGGACGCGATCGGCTACCCGGTCGTGCTCAAGCTGCATTCGCTGACCGTGACGCATAAGACCGATGTCGGCGGCGTGCGCCTGAATCTGCCCGATGCAGCAGCCGTGCGCGCCGCGTTCGGCGCCATTCAGACCGCGGTCACGCAGGCGGCCGGCGCGGCCGCATTCGAGGGCGTGACGGTCCAGCCGATGGCCGGGGGCGACGCGGACGGCTACGAACTGATCGTTGGCTCCAGCCTTGACGCGCAGTTCGGCCCGGTGCTGCTGTTTGGTGTCGGCGGCCAACTGGTCGAGGTGTTCCGCGACAAGGCGCTGGCGCTGCCGCCGCTCAACACGACCCTGGCGCGGCGCATGATGGAGCACACGCGCATCTACCATGCGCTGCAGGGCGTGCGCGGGCGCAAGCCGGTCGACCTGGCGGCACTGGAGCAACTGCTCGTGCGTTTCAGTCAACTCGTCGTCGAGCAGCGCTGGATCAAGGAGATCGACATTAACCCGCTGCGCGCCTCGGCCGACGGCCTGCTGGCGCTGGACGCGCGCGTGGTGCTGCATCCGCCCGAGCTCTCCACCGATCAGTTGCCGCGGTTGTCCATTCGCCCGTACCCGTTGCAATACATGTCCGAGTGGAAGCTGAAAGACGGCTTGCCCGTCACGATCCGGCCAATCCGCCCGGAAGACGAACCGCTGATCGTCAAGTTCCACTCAACGCTCTCCGAGACAAGCGTCTACATGCGCTATTTCCACGTCATGCAGTTGAGCGCGCGCATTGCGCACGAGCGGCTGACGCGCATCTGCCACATCGACTATGACCGCGAGATGGCGCTGGTCGTGGACCGCAAGGACCCGCAGTCCGGCGAGCACCAGATCCTGGCGGTGGGGCGCCTGAGCAAGGTACACGGCACCAACGACTCGGAGTTCGCCATTCTGGTCAGCGATCCATGGCAGGGGCACGGGCTCGGCACCGAGTTGCTGCGCCGCCTGGTGCAGATCGGCCGCGACGAGAAGCGCGCGCGCATCGTCGCCGACATCCTGTCGGACAACCAGGCGATGCAGAGCGTCTCGAAGAAGCTCGGTTTCAAATTGAAGCGCTCGATCGGCGACCCGTCGTTCCGCGCAGTGCTCGAGTTGGAAGCCAGGGAGAAAGGCGCCGCCGCTTAGGGGCAATACCTCTCAAATAAGATATCGGCTGATAGCCACCATGCTTGATGTGATCTGGGCGACATGCGGGCGGTTCTCGACATCGCCGCGCCAATCCCCTTTTCCTCTCTCCCCCTCCCAGCGAAGCTGGGAGGGGGCTGGGGGGTGGGAAATCTCGCGACGAGCGTTGCACGTCAGCTTGTGCTAGAGCAAAGGGCAACTCCACTTCAAAAGCACAACTGCATTGTCGAGATCCGTGGCCCGCTATTTTAAAGGTATTGCGCTTAGGGGGTCAATCTGTCCCCCCGTTTTGGGGACAACTGTCACTGTCCGATTGGCCGCCGCCCAGCTATGATTTGCTCTAATTACCCGCTTGCGGGTAAAGCGCCCGGTTTGCGCGATCGTGCAGGCGGGCGCCGGTTGACCAGAAGGAGACTGCAACGCACGGGCCGCTGCTCGTCAGGCGGTGATCTATGAATGAACCCAAGCTGATTCTTGTACGGGACTGGATGACGCCCAATCCGGTGACGATCGGGCCGAAGAGCCGGCTGCCGCAGGCGCGCAAACTGATGCTGGAAAAGCGCATCCGGCGCCTGCTTGTCGTGGAGGGCGGGCGGCTGGTCGGTATTGTCACGCGCGGCGACATCCGCGAGGCCCAGCCGCCGGATGCTGAGCAGTTGACCCTGTACGAGTTGAATTTTCACACGACGACGATCACGATCGAAAAGATCATGACGCGCGACCCGCTCAAGGTGTCGCCGGACGCGCCGATCGTCGAAGCGGCGCGCTTGATGCTGGAATACAAGGTCGGCGGCCTGCCGGTCTGCGATGGCGGCAAACTGGTCGGCATCATCACCGATTCCGATCTGTTTCGCATGATCCTGCGCGAGATGAGCCCCAGCCTCGCGGCGGTTTGATTGGTGCATGCAGTAAACCAAAGGGCCTGGCGAGCGCATGCGCTCGCCAGGCCCTTTTTCTTTGCTCTCCCCGGTCAGTCGCCGAAGAATCGCAGCGCGTCGCGCGCGCGCGGCACCAGATTGCGCCAGGTATCGGCCTTGGTCAGCCGCTGGGCCACGCGCCTGGGGCGAAAGTAGAAGCGGCGGTACGCTTCGTGCCACTTGCGCTCCACCAGCGCCGGCTTGAGGTCGCCGATCTCAAAATGCGCGTGGTCGGACTGGATCGCTACGTCGCTCCAGTCTTTCGCAAATAGCGTGCCCTCGCGCTTGACCTGGTCCCACAACTCGGTGCCGGGATAGGGCGCGGCGATCATGAAGTTGGCCAGGTCGGGATCGAGCTCCAGCGCCAGCCGGATCGTCTGCTCCATCGTCTCTTCGTTCTCGCCCGGCATGCCGAAGATGAAGAAGCCCATCGTCTCCAGCTTCGCGGCGCGCGCCCAGCGGAATGCCGCGCGCACCTGCTCGAGCGTCTGGCCCTTCTTCACGACGCGCTTGAGGATCTGCTCGTCGCCGCTCTCGACGCCGAAGCCGACGCGCTTGCAGCCTGCTTTCTTCATCAACTGGAACAGCTCGGCGTCCGCATGGTTCACCTTCATGCCATGCACGGTAATCCACGGCACCTTGTTGAGCCCCATGTCGATCAGCCCGCGGCACAGTGCCTTCGCCCGCTTGAGGTCGAGGTTCCAGATGTCGTCGGTCATGCCGATTTCGGTGGCGTGATACTGCTCGACCAGCATCTTCCACTCCGCCAGCACGTTGTCCACGGCGCGCGGGCGCCAGGTGTTGCCGGTAATCGGTTTGGAGCAATACGTGCACTTGTACGGGCAGCCGCGCGACGTAACGATGGTGTAGGCGCGCGCGTGGCGGTCAAGTCCATCAGTCAGCGGCTGAAGGTTGGTGTAGCGGTCGATCTTAAACAGGTTGTAGGCGGGCAGCGGGATGGCATCGAGGTCGTCGGCCAGCGGGCGCGGCGCGGTGAAGTACAGTTCGCCGCTGGCCTGCCGGAAGACTAACCCGGCGATCGATTTGTATGCACCGTACTGGATCGGATCGCGGCCGGTGCGCTCCAGCGTCTGCATGAACTCGATAATCGTGCGCTCGGCCTCGCCCACGGCCACGAAGTCCACGGTGGGCTTGTGCGCCGATTCGTCGGGCATAAGCGTCAGGTGTGGCCCGCCCATGATCGTCAGCGCGCCATGGGACTTGGCGGTCTCGGCGGCCTTCCATGCTTCGTGAATCAGCGGCGTGGGCGACGAGATGCCGACGATATCGAACGGCTCGCGCGCCAGGCGGGCTTCCAGCGTCTCGGTCTCGACCGAGCCGTCGTAGATGTCGACTTGCGCATAGCCGCCGGCAACCAGTGCGCCGGCCAGGTAGCCGAGCCCGTTGTGGATGTGCGAGCGCGAGTTCCACGCGGGTGTTTCCGGTGAGACGAGAAGTATTCTCATAAAGCTATTATCGTGCAAGATTGTGGAAACCGAAAGTAATGTGCTGTGCGGCCATGGGCGTATGCGGCAGGTTATCCGCCCGATCGTTCAGGCATGGCTCCATACAAAATCACCGGGGCACGCGCAGCGCACGTGCCCCGGTCGATATTCTTGGGTGTGGCTGTCGCTTACTGCACGACGAGCGCCGTCACCATACCGAACATGCCGCGCGCCGATTCGGCGTGGGTCAGGATGTGGCAGTGGAAAGCCCACGGTCCCGCCGCGTTGCAGTCGATGATGACGTCATAGCGCTCGCCCGGGGCGACGTTCAGCACGTCGGCCATGTACGGGGCAGGTAGGGTCGCGCCGTCCTTGGTGATGACCTGCATCCAGAAGCCGTGCAGGTGCATCGGATGGATCAGCATGCCTTCGTTC
This genomic window from Chloroflexota bacterium contains:
- a CDS encoding TusE/DsrC/DsvC family sulfur relay protein, with protein sequence MATKIIAGKTVQVNDEGFLSNPSEWTKEIAAEIAKEEGVGELTPAHWKVIDFCRTDGIASGKAPTLRRITTMAGVTTKDMFALFPKGPAKKVARISGLGKPEGCV
- a CDS encoding DsrE/DsrF/DrsH-like family protein, whose translation is MANNGDTRKVAFICSKGSLDMAYPALIMGWAALGNGIDVTIFFTFWGLDMITKSRMNNLELSPIGNTNMKMSGIGIPNIVSVLPGMTAVATAMMKSKMTALEVPPVGEYLQMMADAGAKMYGCKMTVDMNGLKKEDFPDYVLDVVTAADFMDMTAGAQIIFI
- a CDS encoding bifunctional acetate--CoA ligase family protein/GNAT family N-acetyltransferase, whose protein sequence is MNKKSATMKDALSREPVTPVEKAFVADRAGDVLMWERQRLEVLFAPKSVAVIGATDKAGSVGRTIIYNLITNPFGGTVYPVNPNHNAVLGVKAYKSIAAVPDPVDLAVIVTPATTVPQVMAECVDSGVKGAIIISAGFKEVGAQGAVLEAQVLEQARRGKMRVIGPNCLGVMRPYTGLNATFAAGMARPGNVAFISQSGALCTAVLDWSFRENVGFSAFISIGSMLDVGWGDLIDYLGDDPRTQSIVIYMESIGDARAFISAAREVALNKPIIVIKAGRTEAAARAAASHTGALAGADEVLDAAFRRCGVLRVNSISDLFYLSEVLAKQPRPRGPRLAILTNAGGPGVLATDALIASDAQLATLSNETLAALDGILPAAWSRNNPVDILGDADPARYAKAAEIVAKDLNSDGLLVVLTPQAMTRPTEIAEQIKGYAHIPGKPILASWMGGDDVEEGETILNRANIPTFGYPDTAARMFSYMWSYSANLRTMYETPTFDETSFAINRADAHAIIEGVRKAQRTLLSEYESKQLLVAYGIPTVVTRLAKTVAEAVTQADAIGYPVVLKLHSLTVTHKTDVGGVRLNLPDAAAVRAAFGAIQTAVTQAAGAAAFEGVTVQPMAGGDADGYELIVGSSLDAQFGPVLLFGVGGQLVEVFRDKALALPPLNTTLARRMMEHTRIYHALQGVRGRKPVDLAALEQLLVRFSQLVVEQRWIKEIDINPLRASADGLLALDARVVLHPPELSTDQLPRLSIRPYPLQYMSEWKLKDGLPVTIRPIRPEDEPLIVKFHSTLSETSVYMRYFHVMQLSARIAHERLTRICHIDYDREMALVVDRKDPQSGEHQILAVGRLSKVHGTNDSEFAILVSDPWQGHGLGTELLRRLVQIGRDEKRARIVADILSDNQAMQSVSKKLGFKLKRSIGDPSFRAVLELEAREKGAAA
- a CDS encoding CBS domain-containing protein — encoded protein: MLVRDWMTPNPVTIGPKSRLPQARKLMLEKRIRRLLVVEGGRLVGIVTRGDIREAQPPDAEQLTLYELNFHTTTITIEKIMTRDPLKVSPDAPIVEAARLMLEYKVGGLPVCDGGKLVGIITDSDLFRMILREMSPSLAAV
- a CDS encoding radical SAM protein, yielding MRILLVSPETPAWNSRSHIHNGLGYLAGALVAGGYAQVDIYDGSVETETLEARLAREPFDIVGISSPTPLIHEAWKAAETAKSHGALTIMGGPHLTLMPDESAHKPTVDFVAVGEAERTIIEFMQTLERTGRDPIQYGAYKSIAGLVFRQASGELYFTAPRPLADDLDAIPLPAYNLFKIDRYTNLQPLTDGLDRHARAYTIVTSRGCPYKCTYCSKPITGNTWRPRAVDNVLAEWKMLVEQYHATEIGMTDDIWNLDLKRAKALCRGLIDMGLNKVPWITVHGMKVNHADAELFQLMKKAGCKRVGFGVESGDEQILKRVVKKGQTLEQVRAAFRWARAAKLETMGFFIFGMPGENEETMEQTIRLALELDPDLANFMIAAPYPGTELWDQVKREGTLFAKDWSDVAIQSDHAHFEIGDLKPALVERKWHEAYRRFYFRPRRVAQRLTKADTWRNLVPRARDALRFFGD